One Arthrobacter sp. StoSoilB20 DNA segment encodes these proteins:
- a CDS encoding FtsW/RodA/SpoVE family cell cycle protein, translated as MIQTDTAPKPRRNVELVLIVLALAVGVGASALVSINSDVGLDRDFWFQSSLLAVAAFAFHMVLRLRAKYADPVILPIVVALNGLGLALIHRMDGPGDDTGNNQLRWTLIAMAVSIAVIWFLKDHRILRRFTYISLAASAFLLVLPLIPGISAGEILGARVWIRVGPMTFQPGEIAKITLAIFFAGYLSSNRDLILLAGRKIGPMQFPRFKDLGPMITAWLVSIGVLVFQRDLGSSILFFGLFIVMIYVATSRISWVVIGLLLILGGGFIASQIFSHVAFRIDSWINAFTPEVFGRSPGGSGQIVQGLFGMADGGLVGTGLGQGRPDLVPFANSDMIVALIGEELGLIGLFAVVMLYLLLFTRGFRAALGTRDAFGKLLACGLSFAIALQCFVVIGGVTRLIPLTGLTTPFLAAGGSSLLANWIIVGLLLMISNTARGPVDTTPMVGKSPASSSAPARKPTTGQTPSAPTEAVKQQ; from the coding sequence ATGATCCAGACTGATACTGCTCCCAAACCACGCCGGAATGTCGAGCTTGTCCTCATAGTCCTGGCCCTCGCCGTCGGCGTCGGTGCGAGTGCTTTGGTCAGCATCAACTCCGATGTCGGGCTGGACCGTGACTTCTGGTTCCAGTCGAGCTTGCTGGCTGTGGCGGCATTCGCCTTCCATATGGTTCTCCGGCTCCGCGCGAAGTATGCCGATCCGGTAATACTTCCTATCGTCGTGGCCCTCAACGGATTAGGGCTCGCCTTGATCCACCGCATGGACGGGCCCGGGGACGATACCGGCAACAACCAACTCCGTTGGACCCTGATCGCCATGGCTGTCTCCATCGCCGTGATCTGGTTCCTCAAGGACCACCGGATTCTGCGCCGTTTCACCTACATTTCGCTGGCAGCCAGTGCGTTCCTGCTGGTTCTTCCCCTGATCCCGGGCATTTCCGCCGGTGAAATCCTGGGTGCCCGCGTGTGGATCCGTGTTGGTCCCATGACCTTCCAGCCAGGCGAAATCGCCAAGATCACGCTGGCAATATTCTTCGCCGGGTATCTTTCCTCGAACCGGGACCTCATCCTCTTGGCCGGCCGCAAGATCGGCCCCATGCAGTTCCCGCGTTTCAAGGACCTCGGGCCCATGATCACCGCTTGGTTGGTCAGCATCGGCGTTCTGGTCTTCCAACGGGACCTCGGGTCGTCCATTCTCTTCTTCGGCCTGTTCATCGTGATGATCTACGTGGCCACCAGCCGTATTTCCTGGGTGGTCATCGGCCTGTTGCTGATCCTCGGCGGCGGCTTCATCGCCTCGCAGATCTTCTCCCACGTGGCCTTCCGCATCGACAGCTGGATCAATGCTTTCACCCCTGAGGTCTTCGGCAGGTCCCCGGGCGGCAGCGGCCAGATAGTCCAGGGCTTGTTCGGCATGGCCGATGGCGGCCTGGTAGGAACAGGGCTTGGCCAAGGCCGGCCCGATCTGGTTCCTTTCGCCAACAGCGACATGATCGTGGCCCTCATCGGCGAGGAGCTTGGCCTGATCGGTCTTTTCGCCGTCGTCATGCTGTATTTGCTGCTCTTTACCCGAGGCTTCCGCGCTGCCCTTGGCACCCGCGATGCTTTCGGAAAGTTGCTGGCATGCGGTTTGTCCTTCGCGATCGCCCTGCAGTGCTTCGTGGTGATCGGCGGCGTCACACGGCTCATTCCCTTGACCGGCCTGACCACGCCGTTCCTGGCAGCCGGTGGTTCCTCGCTCCTGGCCAACTGGATCATCGTGGGTTTGCTGCTCATGATCTCCAATACGGCCCGCGGGCCGGTGGACACCACACCCATGGTGGGCAAATCCCCGGCCAGCAGCAGCGCGCCCGCACGTAAACCGACCACAGGCCAGACACCCAGCGCACCAACAGAGGCGGTGAAGCAACAATGA
- a CDS encoding alpha/beta hydrolase produces MIHLTMAMGELRTAKTDDLEVAYYDNGPADGAVAVLLHGFPYDALSFEVVASMLADRGIRSITPYLRGYGQTRFLKSSTPRSGQQAAVGQDLLDLIDALELQRPVVAGYDWGGRAACIAAAVRPLDIAGLVTVGGYAIQDIASSIKPAEPLDEYRDWYQWYFNTDRGRAGLQANRDELCRLLWQLWSPEWADADEAFNSCKPSLHNPDFVDVAVHSYRHRHRAAVGDDRFNEIEAFLAKSPPIPVPTISFDALADGFGPDDSARDRQHFAGPFEVRRLPGIGHNVPQEAPGAFSNAVADLLFAAI; encoded by the coding sequence ATGATTCACTTGACTATGGCCATGGGAGAACTGCGCACCGCGAAAACCGATGACCTTGAGGTTGCCTACTACGACAACGGCCCGGCGGACGGAGCAGTCGCGGTACTCCTGCACGGCTTCCCCTACGACGCCCTCAGCTTCGAGGTCGTTGCCTCCATGTTGGCGGACCGCGGGATCCGTTCCATAACCCCGTACCTGCGGGGCTACGGCCAGACCCGGTTCCTTAAGTCCTCGACTCCTCGCTCCGGACAACAAGCCGCCGTCGGACAAGATCTGCTCGACCTCATCGATGCCCTTGAATTGCAGCGTCCAGTGGTGGCCGGGTATGACTGGGGCGGCCGCGCTGCCTGCATTGCCGCAGCCGTCCGCCCTCTGGACATAGCGGGCCTGGTGACTGTCGGGGGCTACGCCATCCAGGACATTGCTTCGTCGATCAAGCCCGCGGAACCACTGGACGAGTATCGGGACTGGTATCAGTGGTACTTCAACACCGATCGCGGACGCGCCGGCCTCCAAGCCAACCGCGACGAATTGTGCCGCCTGCTTTGGCAATTGTGGTCGCCGGAGTGGGCCGACGCCGACGAGGCATTCAACTCCTGCAAGCCCAGCCTGCACAACCCCGATTTCGTTGATGTCGCCGTGCATTCCTACCGTCACCGCCATCGCGCCGCGGTTGGCGATGATCGATTCAACGAGATCGAAGCATTTCTTGCGAAGTCACCGCCTATCCCGGTACCAACCATTTCGTTCGACGCCCTGGCTGACGGGTTCGGGCCGGACGACTCCGCGCGGGACAGGCAGCATTTCGCCGGTCCTTTCGAAGTCCGCAGGCTACCCGGAATAGGTCACAACGTGCCTCAAGAGGCGCCCGGAGCGTTCAGCAACGCTGTCGCCGACCTTCTGTTCGCTGCTATCTGA
- a CDS encoding DUF3662 and FHA domain-containing protein yields the protein MGLLDKVERGIEKAVRNVFSTGSRARVEPVEIASKLRRELDNKSLTIAAGRTLAPNVFDVLLSDEDFARAQEWGTPLAEELCDVVIQHVRSQGYTLQGPVRISFRRNDEERAGHFEINSRTEKSSDDAAPAAPAPRAHVPAAPARQPTRLQPVLDIGGQRYSLNAQSVVLGRSSEADILVDDTGVSRKHLEVRTQNGSTWAVDLGSTNGSYVNGHKVNGSVELTDGSTITMGRTKIIFRLLPQNPGGNA from the coding sequence ATGGGTTTGCTGGACAAAGTCGAGCGCGGCATTGAAAAAGCCGTTCGCAACGTCTTCTCCACAGGGTCGCGGGCACGTGTTGAGCCGGTGGAGATTGCGAGCAAGCTAAGGCGCGAGTTGGACAATAAGTCCCTCACCATCGCTGCCGGGCGAACGCTCGCTCCCAATGTTTTTGATGTCCTGCTCAGCGACGAGGATTTCGCCAGGGCCCAGGAATGGGGAACGCCGTTGGCGGAGGAACTGTGCGACGTCGTCATTCAGCACGTCCGCAGCCAGGGCTACACCCTCCAGGGTCCTGTCCGGATTTCGTTCCGGCGCAATGACGAAGAACGCGCCGGTCACTTTGAAATCAACTCCCGGACAGAAAAATCCTCCGATGACGCTGCTCCCGCGGCCCCGGCTCCACGGGCCCACGTTCCGGCGGCCCCGGCACGGCAGCCCACCCGGCTCCAGCCTGTCCTGGACATCGGCGGCCAGCGCTATTCCCTCAACGCCCAGTCGGTGGTACTGGGCCGCTCCTCGGAGGCTGACATCCTGGTGGATGACACAGGCGTCTCCCGAAAGCACCTTGAGGTCCGGACGCAGAACGGCAGCACATGGGCCGTTGACCTTGGCTCCACCAATGGCAGTTACGTCAACGGGCACAAGGTAAACGGCAGCGTGGAACTTACAGACGGCTCAACCATCACGATGGGACGTACCAAGATTATTTTCCGCCTTCTCCCCCAAAACCCGGGTGGCAACGCGTGA
- a CDS encoding PP2C family serine/threonine-protein phosphatase, translated as MASPETPEGKETPAERPLIMRYAARSDVGRIRSKNDDSAYVGRHLAVVADGMGGHAGGDVASASTVLDMIHLDHDDYPDGAETVLADEIQTANSLLSELVHQNPKLSGMGTTVTALLLEDRKLHFAHIGDSRAYRLRNKKFEQVSIDHTFVQRLIDEGRLRPEEAETHPHKNVLMRVLGDVDASPELDLDVLDVEPGERWLLCSDGLNYVAGHVVERMVRETKDLRECAEILVDLTLEAGAPDNVTVVMLEIVEETDDDVNTAAVDVVPAAALAAVDEPEPLTGSTSSEGPSATKSAEDAISDSKAKAAREADAGSSFSAGDPSDSDEEADDASSSADESKEPPTTTDPHLGEHLSAEVLREELASRPHELVGAAATAAETGSIPTVAGRTVARRAATVLTHKAEQDRVEEDEPVRRRVRWLMPAVAAVLVVGVVVGLWLGYAWTQTRYYVGEFDQRVAIFNGISQRLGPIQLSRLEAVTDIRVDSLPEYGQQSVHQTVPAGDLDDAQAIVENLKNTGSASANCPATTATATPSPSPTATVPVPSTAAVATPTPTSTPCEAAK; from the coding sequence ATGGCCTCCCCCGAGACCCCCGAAGGCAAGGAAACGCCTGCGGAGCGCCCACTGATCATGCGCTACGCAGCCCGTTCCGACGTCGGACGGATCCGCTCCAAGAATGACGACTCCGCGTATGTGGGTCGTCATCTGGCGGTGGTTGCCGATGGCATGGGTGGTCACGCCGGCGGTGACGTTGCTTCGGCCTCAACGGTCCTGGACATGATCCACCTGGACCACGACGACTATCCCGACGGCGCCGAAACCGTCCTCGCGGACGAGATCCAGACCGCCAATTCCTTGCTCTCGGAACTGGTTCACCAGAACCCCAAGCTTTCCGGCATGGGAACTACCGTGACTGCCCTTCTGCTGGAAGACCGCAAGCTCCATTTTGCGCACATCGGCGACTCACGCGCTTACCGGCTGCGTAACAAGAAGTTCGAGCAAGTGAGCATCGACCACACGTTCGTGCAGCGCCTCATTGACGAGGGACGCCTTCGTCCGGAGGAAGCCGAAACGCATCCCCACAAGAACGTGCTGATGCGCGTCCTTGGCGACGTCGATGCCAGTCCCGAGCTGGATCTTGACGTCCTTGATGTTGAACCAGGAGAACGCTGGCTCCTTTGCTCCGACGGCCTCAACTACGTAGCCGGGCATGTTGTGGAGCGCATGGTCCGCGAGACCAAGGACCTCCGCGAATGCGCTGAGATCCTGGTTGACCTCACGCTGGAAGCCGGCGCCCCGGACAACGTCACGGTCGTGATGCTCGAGATTGTGGAAGAGACCGACGACGACGTCAACACGGCCGCCGTCGACGTCGTTCCTGCTGCGGCGCTTGCCGCGGTAGACGAACCCGAACCGCTCACTGGCTCCACGTCTTCCGAAGGTCCGTCCGCCACCAAATCCGCTGAAGATGCGATCTCCGACTCCAAGGCGAAAGCAGCCCGGGAGGCCGACGCCGGATCGTCATTCAGTGCCGGCGACCCCAGTGACTCAGACGAGGAAGCGGATGACGCATCCTCATCCGCGGACGAGTCCAAAGAACCTCCCACCACCACTGATCCACACCTGGGCGAGCACCTGTCGGCCGAGGTCCTACGCGAAGAATTGGCCAGCCGCCCCCATGAATTGGTCGGTGCCGCGGCAACGGCTGCGGAGACCGGCTCCATCCCCACGGTGGCGGGACGCACCGTTGCCCGAAGGGCTGCCACTGTACTGACCCACAAGGCCGAACAGGATCGCGTGGAAGAGGACGAGCCCGTCAGGCGCCGCGTCCGCTGGTTGATGCCGGCCGTCGCCGCGGTGCTTGTAGTAGGCGTAGTGGTTGGGCTCTGGCTGGGCTATGCCTGGACGCAAACCCGTTACTACGTGGGCGAATTCGATCAGCGCGTGGCAATTTTCAATGGAATTTCGCAACGACTCGGCCCCATTCAGCTTTCCCGGCTCGAGGCCGTAACCGACATCAGGGTGGATTCATTGCCGGAATACGGCCAGCAGAGCGTGCACCAGACGGTTCCCGCGGGTGACCTCGACGACGCGCAGGCCATTGTGGAGAACTTGAAGAACACGGGCAGCGCTTCGGCCAACTGCCCCGCCACGACGGCGACAGCCACGCCGTCGCCGTCGCCCACCGCCACTGTGCCGGTTCCGAGTACTGCGGCCGTCGCCACGCCTACGCCCACCTCGACTCCCTGTGAGGCGGCAAAATGA
- a CDS encoding sigma-70 family RNA polymerase sigma factor has protein sequence MSYLSRAPDREEAFRSLYQSAYPDLLGFVQRRTDAANAEDVVAEAFLTVWRRFPEAPKHQDDARAWLFGITRNLMLNSRRGEQRRQALGVRLAEATDISHADSHADLVSSRVDLGRAWALLSEVHQETLGLAVFENLSAPQAAQVVGISPVAFRLRLTRARRALRLLLDHVPQDELPATLSEEARTP, from the coding sequence ATGAGCTATCTTTCGAGAGCCCCGGATCGGGAAGAGGCCTTTCGGTCGTTGTACCAATCCGCCTACCCCGACCTTCTGGGCTTTGTGCAGCGCCGCACGGACGCGGCGAACGCCGAGGACGTAGTGGCGGAGGCATTCCTTACAGTCTGGCGGCGGTTTCCGGAAGCTCCGAAGCACCAGGATGACGCCCGGGCCTGGCTCTTCGGCATCACACGGAATCTCATGCTGAACTCCCGCCGCGGAGAGCAGCGGCGGCAAGCCCTTGGTGTTCGCTTGGCTGAGGCAACAGACATATCCCACGCTGATTCCCATGCTGACCTGGTCAGCAGCCGCGTTGATCTGGGCAGGGCCTGGGCGCTTCTTTCCGAGGTCCATCAAGAGACCCTGGGGCTTGCGGTCTTCGAGAACCTGTCGGCACCCCAGGCAGCCCAGGTGGTGGGTATTTCTCCGGTGGCGTTTCGGCTCCGCCTTACCCGCGCAAGGCGGGCCCTGCGGCTCCTTCTGGACCATGTCCCCCAGGACGAACTGCCCGCAACACTTTCCGAAGAGGCCAGGACACCATGA
- a CDS encoding TetR/AcrR family transcriptional regulator, whose protein sequence is MLGIQAAERLPMPAPTPATSSPAGAVRRRAGRPTAAILDQDGITTAALQLISNKGYNGLTMAALARSLGVAPSALYNHVASKDDVLLLVEDHLAAMVDVSAFGVEPWDEAVRRWAWSYRDVFSEHTPLIPVIAVLPVADAPKTLAMYEAVTAGFRDAGFPEEKIISAIVALEAFVFGAAYDVNAPEDIFDAGSLAGQVPNLTAAVDRLALERHERPTDVAFSLGLEALIAGFGALRG, encoded by the coding sequence ATGCTGGGGATACAGGCAGCAGAAAGGCTCCCGATGCCCGCACCCACCCCCGCTACTTCCAGCCCTGCCGGTGCTGTGCGCCGACGCGCCGGACGACCCACTGCGGCCATCCTGGACCAGGACGGGATTACGACGGCGGCGCTCCAGTTGATCAGCAACAAGGGCTACAACGGACTCACCATGGCGGCCCTTGCGCGCTCCTTGGGCGTTGCACCCTCCGCCCTCTACAACCATGTGGCCTCCAAGGACGACGTACTGCTTCTGGTGGAAGACCACTTGGCCGCGATGGTTGACGTCTCCGCTTTCGGGGTGGAGCCCTGGGATGAAGCTGTACGCCGCTGGGCCTGGTCCTACCGCGACGTTTTCTCGGAGCATACGCCGCTGATCCCCGTCATTGCGGTACTTCCGGTGGCCGATGCACCCAAGACCCTGGCCATGTACGAGGCCGTGACGGCCGGATTCCGCGATGCCGGATTCCCGGAAGAGAAGATCATCTCGGCGATCGTCGCCCTGGAAGCTTTCGTGTTCGGCGCCGCTTACGATGTCAACGCGCCGGAGGACATATTCGACGCCGGCAGCCTCGCCGGGCAGGTCCCCAACCTCACGGCCGCAGTGGACCGGCTGGCTTTGGAACGGCATGAGCGTCCCACTGACGTGGCGTTTAGCTTGGGGCTTGAGGCACTGATTGCCGGATTCGGGGCTTTGCGAGGATAG
- a CDS encoding mandelate racemase/muconate lactonizing enzyme family protein gives MSTVDLIRHVKLSTARLPLTVPISDAKVFTGRQKPMTEVVFLFAEITTEQGHSGIGFSYSKRAGGPAQYAHAKEVGEGIIGEDPNDIGKIYTKLLWAGASVGRSGVATQALAAIDIALYDLKAKRAGLPLAKLLGSYRDSVQTYNTSGGFLNATLDEVKERATRSIDEGIGGIKIKVGLPDSKEDLRRVAGVREHIGWDVPLMVDANQQWDRATALRMGRQLEEFNLIWIEEPLDAYDFEGHAHLAQVLDTPIATGEMLASVAEHKGLINANSCDIIQPDAPRVGGITQFLRLAALADERGLGLAPHFAMEIHLHLAAAYPREPWVEHFDWLDPLFEERLETKNGRMIVPDRPGLGVTLSGQARAWTTESVEFGA, from the coding sequence ATGAGCACCGTAGACCTCATTCGCCACGTCAAGCTATCCACGGCACGTTTGCCCCTCACCGTGCCCATCAGCGATGCCAAGGTCTTCACCGGCCGGCAGAAACCCATGACCGAAGTGGTGTTCCTGTTTGCCGAGATCACCACGGAACAAGGGCACAGCGGCATCGGCTTCAGCTACTCCAAGCGTGCAGGCGGCCCCGCCCAGTACGCCCACGCCAAGGAAGTCGGCGAAGGCATCATCGGCGAGGACCCCAACGACATCGGCAAGATCTACACCAAGCTCCTCTGGGCCGGCGCCTCGGTGGGCCGCTCGGGAGTGGCAACGCAGGCGTTGGCCGCAATCGACATCGCGCTCTACGACCTCAAGGCCAAGCGTGCCGGGCTCCCCCTGGCTAAACTGCTGGGTTCCTACCGCGACTCCGTGCAGACCTACAACACCTCCGGCGGCTTCCTCAACGCAACGCTGGACGAGGTCAAGGAGCGCGCCACACGGTCCATCGACGAGGGCATCGGCGGCATCAAGATCAAGGTTGGCCTGCCGGATTCCAAGGAGGACCTGCGGCGCGTGGCCGGAGTCCGCGAGCACATCGGCTGGGACGTCCCGCTCATGGTGGACGCCAACCAGCAGTGGGACCGTGCCACGGCGCTGCGCATGGGCCGCCAGTTGGAGGAGTTCAACCTCATCTGGATCGAAGAGCCGCTGGATGCGTACGACTTTGAAGGCCACGCCCACCTGGCCCAGGTGCTGGACACCCCGATCGCCACCGGTGAAATGCTCGCGTCCGTGGCAGAACACAAGGGACTCATCAACGCCAACAGCTGCGACATCATCCAGCCCGATGCCCCACGCGTCGGCGGCATCACCCAGTTCCTGCGCCTCGCAGCATTGGCGGACGAGCGGGGCCTCGGCCTGGCACCGCACTTCGCCATGGAAATCCACCTCCACTTGGCCGCCGCCTACCCCCGCGAGCCGTGGGTGGAGCATTTCGACTGGCTTGACCCCTTGTTCGAGGAGCGCCTGGAGACCAAGAACGGCCGCATGATCGTCCCGGATCGCCCCGGTTTGGGCGTCACGCTCAGCGGGCAGGCCCGCGCGTGGACCACGGAATCGGTGGAGTTCGGCGCGTAA
- a CDS encoding FHA domain-containing protein: protein MNDVSELTITALRFGFLLLLWVLIFSIVSTMRRDFQIGRKAVTGVPTAREVRKHPELAASPPPAIQHARTLVVTEGPLKGTTVPLAASPILLGRAQEATLVLEDDYASGRHARLFPQGSRWFIEDLGSTNGTYLADQQLTRALPVELGVPVRIGKTVIELRP from the coding sequence GTGAACGACGTCAGCGAACTGACCATCACAGCGCTTCGCTTCGGATTCCTCCTGCTGCTGTGGGTGCTGATCTTCAGCATCGTGTCCACCATGCGCCGCGACTTCCAGATTGGCCGGAAAGCCGTCACCGGCGTTCCTACAGCCCGCGAAGTACGCAAACATCCGGAGTTGGCAGCCTCACCGCCGCCGGCGATCCAGCACGCACGCACCCTGGTGGTCACCGAGGGGCCGCTCAAGGGCACCACTGTTCCTTTGGCTGCCAGTCCCATCCTGCTTGGCCGCGCGCAGGAAGCCACACTGGTCCTGGAAGATGACTACGCTTCGGGAAGACATGCCCGCCTGTTTCCACAGGGCAGCCGCTGGTTCATTGAGGACCTCGGCTCCACCAACGGCACCTATCTGGCCGATCAACAGCTCACCCGCGCATTGCCGGTTGAACTTGGCGTCCCCGTGAGAATCGGCAAGACGGTCATTGAATTGAGGCCGTAG
- a CDS encoding FadR/GntR family transcriptional regulator translates to MSRNLTADLAADLRNRIVDGAIQPGEKLPSENTLITEFGVSRTVVRSALTRLQAEGLVETERGRGSFALTPPADGPATAPGSRPVSSMEDRLQMLDFRIGVETEAAALAAKNHSEHQLKAVHGALEQFTASSGHPAHSMKADFEFHRAVAAATGNPFYTDCISALGQTMITMPRPRLVASEDQDSPERFAQVVHEHSSIYAAIAEGDQVAAAAAMRLHLSNSRRRFTGSARS, encoded by the coding sequence ATGAGCCGAAACCTGACCGCGGATCTCGCCGCCGACCTTCGCAACCGCATCGTCGACGGCGCCATCCAGCCAGGTGAGAAGCTCCCCAGCGAAAACACCCTTATTACCGAGTTCGGGGTGAGCCGGACCGTGGTCCGGAGCGCCCTGACCCGCTTGCAGGCCGAAGGCCTTGTTGAAACCGAACGCGGGCGCGGCAGCTTCGCACTGACCCCGCCCGCGGACGGTCCGGCAACAGCACCAGGAAGCCGGCCCGTTTCCAGCATGGAAGACCGGCTGCAGATGCTCGATTTCCGTATCGGCGTCGAAACTGAAGCCGCAGCATTGGCGGCCAAAAACCACAGCGAACACCAGCTCAAGGCCGTGCATGGCGCGCTGGAACAGTTCACCGCGAGCTCAGGCCACCCGGCCCATTCCATGAAAGCGGACTTCGAGTTCCACAGGGCCGTTGCTGCCGCAACGGGCAATCCCTTTTATACGGACTGCATCTCCGCCTTGGGCCAAACCATGATCACCATGCCACGCCCCCGCCTGGTGGCCAGCGAAGACCAGGACTCCCCCGAACGTTTCGCCCAAGTGGTCCACGAGCACTCCTCTATATACGCAGCAATTGCGGAGGGCGACCAAGTGGCTGCCGCGGCGGCCATGCGCCTGCACCTGAGCAACTCACGACGCCGGTTCACCGGTTCTGCGCGCAGCTGA
- a CDS encoding penicillin-binding transpeptidase domain-containing protein, whose product MNQAIRSSWMAAVAMFALIFGAISYVQVIGADDLNANPWNQRAILASFCNDRGAIIVGGKPVAESVTGTESCAFQRKYNEPELYAGITGYFSKGFGSTGLEQSMGDTLAGNSDQLFLDRISQMFLGNEPKGASVELTLDPEIQKLAFDLIPDGQRGSIVVTNPRTGAVLAMVSKPSYDPNLIATHDTTAAAASYAELNQVPGINLNQNVSGPTGNLLSPGSVFKLIDTAAALNSGKYNKDSELPNPSALPLPGSSASLPNYAGGNCNVRETASFAFALEQSCNTPFASIALDLGQDAIREQAQKFGFGETFGDQLKLQQAPSIFPEDLDQAQLAQSSVGQRDVKATPLQINMMTAAIANGGVQMKPNLIKTVRAPDLRVISELRPEALRTSTTQPIAAQITEWMTSAVDNGIAKGAAVPGVKVAGKTGTAELGDSGLNNSWFTGFAPANDPQVAVTIVMESVDVLSGAQLTSPNAKKIFEAVLNK is encoded by the coding sequence ATGAACCAGGCTATTCGCAGCTCCTGGATGGCCGCCGTCGCCATGTTTGCGTTGATCTTCGGCGCCATCAGCTATGTCCAGGTCATTGGCGCGGACGATCTCAATGCCAACCCCTGGAACCAGCGCGCCATCCTCGCCTCATTCTGTAACGACCGCGGTGCGATCATCGTGGGGGGCAAGCCGGTTGCCGAGTCTGTTACCGGCACCGAGTCCTGCGCGTTCCAGCGCAAGTACAACGAGCCCGAACTCTACGCAGGCATCACGGGTTACTTCTCAAAGGGCTTCGGCTCGACGGGTCTTGAACAGTCCATGGGCGATACTTTGGCCGGAAACTCGGACCAACTCTTCCTGGACCGCATCAGCCAGATGTTCCTGGGCAACGAGCCCAAGGGCGCGTCGGTGGAACTGACCTTGGACCCCGAAATCCAAAAACTGGCTTTCGACCTCATCCCCGATGGTCAGCGCGGATCCATCGTGGTCACCAACCCCAGGACCGGTGCTGTCCTGGCGATGGTCTCCAAGCCGTCCTACGACCCCAACCTGATCGCAACCCATGACACCACCGCCGCAGCGGCGAGCTATGCAGAACTGAACCAGGTCCCGGGCATCAACCTGAACCAGAACGTCAGCGGCCCCACGGGCAACCTGCTTTCCCCGGGCTCGGTGTTCAAACTCATCGACACTGCTGCTGCGCTGAACTCGGGCAAATACAACAAGGACAGCGAGCTGCCGAACCCCAGCGCCCTGCCGTTGCCTGGTTCCAGTGCGAGCCTGCCCAACTATGCCGGCGGTAACTGCAATGTCCGGGAGACGGCGTCGTTCGCTTTTGCTTTGGAGCAGTCCTGCAACACACCGTTTGCCAGCATTGCGCTGGACCTCGGCCAGGATGCCATCCGGGAGCAAGCCCAAAAGTTCGGCTTTGGTGAGACCTTCGGCGATCAACTCAAGCTCCAGCAGGCCCCGAGCATTTTCCCTGAGGACCTCGACCAGGCCCAGCTCGCACAGTCTTCCGTGGGCCAGCGCGACGTCAAGGCCACTCCGCTGCAGATCAACATGATGACCGCGGCGATCGCCAATGGCGGAGTGCAAATGAAGCCCAACCTGATCAAGACGGTCCGCGCTCCGGACCTCCGCGTCATCAGCGAACTCAGGCCCGAGGCCCTCCGCACCAGCACTACGCAGCCCATCGCGGCACAGATCACCGAGTGGATGACCAGTGCCGTGGACAACGGCATTGCCAAGGGTGCTGCAGTGCCCGGCGTGAAGGTGGCCGGCAAGACCGGTACAGCCGAACTCGGTGATTCAGGTTTGAACAACTCATGGTTTACCGGGTTCGCCCCGGCAAACGATCCGCAGGTAGCAGTCACCATTGTCATGGAGAGTGTGGATGTGCTCAGCGGTGCCCAGCTAACCAGTCCGAACGCAAAGAAGATTTTTGAGGCGGTGTTGAATAAGTGA